TAAGTGATGTACATTATGTTCAGTCATCATGCACAGCGCATCAAATAAGGTAAGTTGATGAGTGATCTTCACCGGATCTTTAGTCATGATGCTGCTTAAAGGTAGTGTGATATCGACTTGTTTAGCCACCACTCTGTTGCGTATATCTCGATCTGTGATGATGCCTACTAATAATTCCTTGTCTGTGATGACTAAAGAAGAAACACTATGTTCTGCCATTTTTTGCACGCCGAGCAAAATACTGCTATTTATATCTTCAGTGACCACGCCTTGTTCTACAAATTCATGCACAGGTTTATATAACCACATAGATTTTGAATCATTTAGTTGATCGCTGTAGATTTCTTCTTTGCTGTAATTGCGGAAAAACTTACCAATATTGGGCTCTACTGATATGCACCATTCAATAGATTTGGCTGGAATACAATAGACTAAACCAGGACTATCCACTCGCAAGGTGATCTTATGATTGTCTTTGTACAAAACATTTTCACAGCCAAAAAAATCGGCTTCACTTAAATGTCTTTCTGATTCTGTAGAGTCTTTTACCGAAAATTGGCCACTGTTGATCAAAAATAACGAGTTACCTTGTTGCTTAAGTATTTCTTGCCAATCACTTTGGCTGATGTAAGCCAAAGTCAGAGAAGATGCGAGATGTTTTAAAGAGTCTGCATCAAGCAAATCAAATGGCGCCGATGAGCCTAAAAAGTCTAATGTTTGTTGAGGAATATGTGGCACTAACACTCTCTTTTAGTTATTGAATATGCTCAGAATACAGCTTGTTTAATATTCACTTGAGTATACTTGTATGTGCTACTTGATACAAAATTCCAGTAAAAAACGTTAAGCAATTTATCTTAGAGAGAAACAAAGACGTCTTCAAAAAAACTAAAATAGTTAATATTGTTTATCGTAAATCGTTATTATTAAAAACAAGATGTATTTATTTTAAGAAACTGTCTATGAAATTTGATTTACAACTTAATAAACAAAACGCTATCGCCTTCTACAAAACAGCATATCTAGGTGAACCAAGCAAAGCCGTAGAAATGTATGTTGGGCCAGACTACATTCAGCATAATCCAGTCGTTGCTGACGGTAAACAAGCTTTTATTGATTACTTCTGCGAGATGCAACGGGATTACCCAAATAAAACTATTGAGTTTGTGCGAGCCATTGCCGAAGGTGATTTAGTGGCATTACACACTCATCAAAAATGGCCTGATGGCGATGAGTACGTGACTATGGATTTTTTTCGTTTTGATGATAATGGAAAGATTGTAGAGCATTGGGATTCGATACAAGAAATTCCCGCTGAAACTAAAAATGGTAATTTAATGTATTGAATGCCTGCTGCTAATTGAGTGCTTGTTCAGAGGTAGATTAGGCTTCTATTTAATTATGAACTATTTCATATTGCTGACTTTGCCATGCTTGCATGCCTCCAGCCACTGAAAATACTTGTCTATGGCCCATATTCTCTAATGACCGTGCGGCGAGTGCAGAGCGTCCGCCAGAACGGCAAATTAAATAGATATGGCGGCTGGCTAGATCATCCAGTGCAAGTTGTGGATCGCAATGATGTGATACTAGTGGATGTTCTGTTAGTTTCATTTCCAGAAGTCCTCGAGGAAAATTAACAGCTGTCGCAATATGCCCTCTAGTGAATTCTTCATGCTCCCTTACGTCAATTAAAACGACCTCTGTCTGCATCAGCGCTACTTGGAGATCGTCAACCGTTACTTCCTCAATTTCTTGGCGTAATTCAGCTATGTATTGCTCTGATGATTTCATAATAAACCTCACAGTTGGTTAATAGGTATTTTCAAATATCTAGTGTCATTGCCTTCTGGTAGAGGTAATTCGCCAGCTCTTATATTTATCTGGATCGCGGGTAAAATAAGTCTAGGCATACTTAGTGTTGCATCACGAGTTTCACGCATTTCGATAAAAGTATTTTGCGTTGTACCTTCTTTCACATGAATGTTGAATTCTCTTTGCTCACCAACAGTTACAGCACATTCGTGCGTTCTGAGCTCGGTTGGGTAATCGTGGCAAACATAAATAACTGTATTCTCAGGAAGAGCCAATATTCGCTGAATTGAGTTGTATAAGGTTGCCGCATCGCCTCCAGGAAAGTCACAACGAGCAGTACCTATATCTGGCATAAATAAGGTGTCACCTACAAAAATCGCTTGGTTATTGACTAAATAAGCGAGATCGGCTGGGGTGTGACCAGGAACATGCATGATGTTAAATACCATGTTGCCAACATTAAATTCGTCGCCTTCTTCAAAAAGCCTGTCGAATTGAGTGCCGTTAGGTAAAAACTCTTTTTCGAGGTTAAACAGCGTCTTAAATGTTTTTTGCACTTGAGTGATATGTTTGCCGATACCTATTTTGGCTTGATATCTGTTTTTGAAAAACGAAGCTGCAGACAAATGATCAGCATGAGCATGGGTTTCTAACACCCATTCAATTGTAAATTCTGAGTCATCTATGTATTTGGCAATTATTTCAGCACTAGCGGTGTGAACACGGCCTGAACTGTAATCAAAATCAAGAACAGGATCGATAATTACTGCTTTATTGGTGGCGGGATCACTTACTACATAAGTGAAAGTCTCACTATCATTGTCTAAAAATGATTCTATATGAAATGCAGTAGACATAATCATT
The sequence above is a segment of the Paraglaciecola sp. L3A3 genome. Coding sequences within it:
- a CDS encoding rhodanese-like domain-containing protein — encoded protein: MKSSEQYIAELRQEIEEVTVDDLQVALMQTEVVLIDVREHEEFTRGHIATAVNFPRGLLEMKLTEHPLVSHHCDPQLALDDLASRHIYLICRSGGRSALAARSLENMGHRQVFSVAGGMQAWQSQQYEIVHN
- a CDS encoding MBL fold metallo-hydrolase translates to MSTAFHIESFLDNDSETFTYVVSDPATNKAVIIDPVLDFDYSSGRVHTASAEIIAKYIDDSEFTIEWVLETHAHADHLSAASFFKNRYQAKIGIGKHITQVQKTFKTLFNLEKEFLPNGTQFDRLFEEGDEFNVGNMVFNIMHVPGHTPADLAYLVNNQAIFVGDTLFMPDIGTARCDFPGGDAATLYNSIQRILALPENTVIYVCHDYPTELRTHECAVTVGEQREFNIHVKEGTTQNTFIEMRETRDATLSMPRLILPAIQINIRAGELPLPEGNDTRYLKIPINQL
- a CDS encoding nuclear transport factor 2 family protein, which gives rise to MKFDLQLNKQNAIAFYKTAYLGEPSKAVEMYVGPDYIQHNPVVADGKQAFIDYFCEMQRDYPNKTIEFVRAIAEGDLVALHTHQKWPDGDEYVTMDFFRFDDNGKIVEHWDSIQEIPAETKNGNLMY